A segment of the Thermococcus sp. genome:
CGAAGCGACGGTTCTATCGAGGATTTCAGCAGAGCATCCAGCGGAGAGTCTTCTAGTCTCGCCGGGTCTTTACACGATGGCCGGGTTCTACTATCCCCATGCGAGGGTTGACATGGCTCTAGATAGAAAAACGGTGCTCCAGAGGGTCAGTGAGGGTTACTATGGAGTCATAATCCTCAAGGAACCCTCAAATCACCTTAACATCGAGGAGAGCGGACGGTACGTCCTAACCGAGGAGTTCTACAATGGAAAGTTCAGAATCTACCTCTTGAAAAAGAACAAGGAGCGCTAAAGGCGTGAATGGACACTTCAAGCCTCTCTTTCATTTCTGTACGCTGAAGAACACTTCTGTATAGTTAATTTTAAAAGTGAACTCCCGATATATCACCCGCAGTAACAGTTTGTGGAGGGATTCAGATGAGTGAATACAAGTTTGTAAAGTGGTTTGAGGAGCTTGGGAAGGAGGATGTTCCCCTCGTTGGTGGAAAAGGCGCCAACCTTGGCGAGCTTACCAACGCGGGAATACCCGTCCCTCCCGGGTTCTGCGTTACGGCTGAGGCCTACAAGTACTTCGTCAACAATGTTAAGGTCAGCAAGAACGACATCGAGAGGATAATGAGTGAAAAGGCCAAGAGCGGCGTTCTCGCCGATGTTCTTGCGGCCGCCCCGGAGGAGGCCAGACCCCTCCAAGACTGGATTATGGACATTGTGAGCAGGACCAACGTCGATGACAGCAGGGAGCTTCTCGACAATACCGCCCTCATAAGGGAGCTTATAGACAGCATGCCCATGCCCAAGGAGATAGCCGACGAGGTTCTTGACGCATATCACAAGCTCAGCCAAAGGTTTGGTAAGGATGCAGTTTACGTCGCCGTTCGCTCCTCTGCAACCGCTGAGGACCTTCCGGAGGCGAGCTTCGCCGGTCAGCAGGAGACCTACCTGGATGTCTATGGCGATGAAGACCTCCTTGAGAACGTCAGAATGTGCTGGGCATCACTCTGGACCGCCCGCGCTACGTTCTACAGGGCAAAGCAGGGCTTCGACCACAGGAGGGTTTACCTCTCAGCGGTCGTCCAGAAGATGGTCAACAGCGAGACCAGCGGCGTCATGTTCACCGCCAACCCGGTCACCAACGACAGGAACGAGATAATGATCAACGGTGCTTGGGGGCTCGGTGAGGCCGTCGTCAGCGGTGCCGTTTCACCCGACGAGTACATAGTCGAGAAGGGCACTTGGAAGATAAAGGAGAAGTACATCGCCGAGAAGGAGGTCATGTACGTCCGCAACCCCGAGACCGGTAAGGGAACCGTTCTCGTCAAGGTCGTCGACTTCCTCGGCCCGGAGTACGTCAAAAAGCAGGTTCTCACCGAGGAACAGATTATTGAGGTCGCCCAGATGGGCGCCAAGATAGAGGCACACTACCAGTACCCGCAGGACATCGAGTGGGCCTACGACAAGGACGACGGCAAGCTCTACATCGTCCAGTCCAGGCCGATAACCACCCTCAAGGAGGTCAAGACAGAGGAAGCTGAAGAGGTCACCGAGGAGATGGAGGTCGTCCTCAAGGGTCTCGGAGCTTCCCCGGGTGTCGGTGCCGGTAAGGTCGTCATAATCCTCGACGTCAACGACATTGACAAGGTCAAGGAGGGCGACGTCCTCGTCACCACCATGACCAACCCGGACATGGTTCCAGCCATGAAGAGAGCCTCCGCTATCGTTACCGACGAGGGCGGAAGGACCTGCCACGCGGCCATAGTCGGAAGAGAGCTCGGCATCCCAACCGTCGTTGGTACCAAGGAAGCCACCAAGAAGCTTAAGGATGGCATGCTCATCACCGTTGACGGAACCAGGGGTGTCGTCTACAAGGGCGTAGTTAAGAGCCTCGTTAAGGAGGAAAAGGAGAAGGCAGAGAGCAGGGTCGTCGTTGCCGGCGCGCCACTCATCACCGCCACCGAGGTCAAGGTTAACGTCTCAATGCCTGAGGTTGCCGAGAGGGTTGCAGCCACCGGTGCCGACGGCGTTGGACTCCTGAGAGCGGAGCACATGATACTCGGCATAGGCGCCCACCCGGTCAAGTTCATCAAGGAGGGTAGGGAGGAGGAACTCGTCAACAAGCTCGTCGAGGGTATCAGGAAGGTCGTCGAGGCCTTCTACCCGAGGCGCGTCTGGTACAGGACGCTTGATGCCCCGACCAACGAGTTCCGCGAGCTCCCGGGCGGAGAGGACGAGCCGATCGAGAGGAACCCGATGCTCGGATGGCGCGGGATAAGGAGAGGCCTCGACCAGCCGGAGATTCTCAAGGCCGAGTTCAAGGCCATCAAGAGGCTCGTCGACGAGGGCTACGACAACATAGGCGTCATGCTCCCGCTCGTCAGCCACCCGGAGCAGATAAGGACCGCCAAGGAGATTGCCCTCTCAGTCGGCCTCGTCCCGCACAAGGACGTTGAGTGGGGCGTCATGGTCGAGACCCCAGCAAGTGCCCTCATCATTGAAGACCTCATCAAAGAGGGCCTTGACTTCATCAGCTTCGGAACCAACGACCTCACCCAGTACACCCTCGCCATAGACAGGGACAACGAGCGCGTCTTCAAGCTCTACGACGAGAAGCACCCGGCAGTGCTCAAGCTCATCGAGAACGTCATCAAGACCTGCAAGAAGTACGGCGTCGAGACCAGCATCTGCGGCCAGGCCGGAAGCGACCCGAAGATGGTCAGGAAGCTCGTCAGGATGGGCATCGACAGCGTTTCGGCGAACCCAGATGCCGTCGAGCTTATCAGGAAGACCGTCGCCAGGGAAGAGGCCAGGGTCAGGCTCGAAGCTGCAAGGAAAGCCCTTGAGTGAGGGTTTTCCCTCTTTTCTACTTCGTTTCCTTCGTTTAGGAGATACTACTTTTCAGAGCTGGCCCTTTTATCCACCCTAAAGTTTTTATACCAACGTTTCGATTGCTATCGTAATGAACGGTGAGAAAGTTGAGGCGATGCGCGAGCAGATAGTGAGCGGCCCCATTGTTAAAACGCTCATCCTGTTAGCCTACCCTCTAATCATCAACAGGCTCGTTCAGGTTCTATACAATCTCACCGACACATTCTGGCTGGGCAAGCTCGGCATGGAACAGCTGGCCGCACCGGGGACCGCCTGGCCCCTCGTCTGGTTCTTCATGAGCATAGGTATGGGGTTTGCCATGGCGGGCTTCGCCTTCGTGAGCCAGTACATCGGGGCAAGGAAATATGAGAGAGCCAACCGTGCGGCAGGGGCGCTCTACTCGCTCATGATGCTCTTTGCGATAGGCGTCGGGCTTTTCGGGGTCATCTCGGCGCCTTATCTCTTGGCCTTCATGAACGTGAGCAACACCGTTTATCCCTACGCCCTCAGCTACACGAGGGTTATCTTTGCCGGGATTCCTTTCTCATTCACGCTCTTCGCCTTTAACTTCCTCCTTAGGGCCATAGGGGACACAAAAACTCCTGTTAAGATAAACGTCGGTACGGTTCTCCTCAATCTTGTTCTAGACCCCCTTTTCATCTTCGGTTTGGGCCCCTTTCCGAGGCTCGGGGTTACTGGAGCGGCCGTTGCAACGATGCTCTCGAACAGCATCGGCTCGATTATCGGTGGCTATCTCCTGTTTAAAGGCAGGGTAGGGATCCATCTAGACCTCGAGACCCTAAAACCGGACAGGCACTTCTACGGCAAGATTTTCAGGGTTGGAATCCCGTCGAGCGTTGGCTCTTCAACCACGGCCCTTGGTTTCATTATTCTAGCGAGGATAATCTTCACACTAGGCGGGGAGTTCGGGAACGCGGCCGTTGCCTTCGCGACGTACAGCATAACCAACAGGCTCACCAACTTCATGTTCGCCTTCTCCGATGGCATAAGCATGGCAATGGGAACCATGGTCGGCCAGACAATCGGCGCGAAGCTCTATGAGAGGGCCAAGGTCATAGCGGAGAGAACTATGGCAATAAACTTCGCGATACTCGGTGCCGGAACGCTCATATTCATCCTCTTCCGCGTTCCTATCTTCAGGTTCTTTATCAACAATCAGGCGATAATAGCCGAGAGCTCCAAGGTTGTCAAGTACTTCGCGGCTTCGCTGCCCTTCTTCGGAATCTTTGATGCCGTAAACAGCACCTTCCAGAGCGCAGGCCACACCAAGAAGAGCATGACCCTCGGGATAATCCGCCTGTGGGGAATAAGGCTACCCCTGAGCTACGGGCTGGGGGTTTTCATGAGGGACACCGCAGGAATATGGCTTGGTATGGGACTGAGCAATTTCCTCGGGGCAGTGATAGCGCTCGCATGGTTCCTCCGCGGGAGCTGGATGAAAAGGATCATCGAGGAAAGGAGGAGCGATGAAGGAACCAGCACATAAATCTTTTATAACAGCGTTTAGATTGGGGTCTGATTGAAAATGGGCGGTGAGAAAATCAGGAGAATGCGCGAGGAGATACTCAACGGCCCCATAGAGAGAACCCTCTTAACCCTCGCAGGCCCGCTAATCGTCAACAACCTTGTTCAGGTGGTATACAACATAACCGACACTTTCTGGTTGGGTAAACTCGGAAGGGAAGCGTTGTCGGCTCCGGGAACGGTGTGGCCGATAATAGGCACACTCATGGCCCTTGGTATGGGATTCGTAACAGCGGGCTTCGCCTTCGTCGGCCAGTACATAGGAGCAGAGCGCTATGAAAAGGCAAACCGCTCCGCTGGGGCGCTCTACTCGCTCATGATGCTCTTTGCGGTGGCTACCACCGTCGTGGCCCTTCTCATCCTGCCATACGCACTCCACTTCATGCGCATCAGCACCAACGTCTACCCCTACTCCTACACCTACGCCACGGTGGTGTTCTTTGGTCTCCCGTTTTCCTTCGCGTTCATGGCCTTCTCCGCGTTAATGAGGGCAACGGGGGATACCAAGACCCCCGTTAAGATAACCCTAATCACGGTTATGGTTAACATAATCCTCGATCCTCTTCTCATCTTCGGCTGGTTGGGCTTTCCAAGGATGGGCGTCGCTGGGGCGGCCCTCGCCACCGTTATCTCGAATGTTATAGGGGCCACCATAGGCTTCTACCTGATGTTCAGTGGGAAGGTTGGAATCCACTTGACGCGGGAGACTCTAAAACCTGACTGGGAGTTCTACGGTAG
Coding sequences within it:
- a CDS encoding MATE family efflux transporter, whose protein sequence is MGGEKIRRMREEILNGPIERTLLTLAGPLIVNNLVQVVYNITDTFWLGKLGREALSAPGTVWPIIGTLMALGMGFVTAGFAFVGQYIGAERYEKANRSAGALYSLMMLFAVATTVVALLILPYALHFMRISTNVYPYSYTYATVVFFGLPFSFAFMAFSALMRATGDTKTPVKITLITVMVNIILDPLLIFGWLGFPRMGVAGAALATVISNVIGATIGFYLMFSGKVGIHLTRETLKPDWEFYGRIFRVGLPSSVGQSANSFGFIILTRIIFGFGDVTYAAYIITTRLVNFLTSISRGISMAMGTMIAQNVGAENYERAGRIARRTMLINFTIASLAVLIIAILRVPIFRVFLDDPRVIAESKIVLDYFLVSVPFFNGIFIVVNRTFSSAGHTKKRMILGIIRLWGLRIPLSYAFGYVGAVTLLGVTIPLASLFDFTSKGVFFGMGLSNFLGAVIALAWFLHGNWRKRIIDE
- the ppsA gene encoding phosphoenolpyruvate synthase, giving the protein MSEYKFVKWFEELGKEDVPLVGGKGANLGELTNAGIPVPPGFCVTAEAYKYFVNNVKVSKNDIERIMSEKAKSGVLADVLAAAPEEARPLQDWIMDIVSRTNVDDSRELLDNTALIRELIDSMPMPKEIADEVLDAYHKLSQRFGKDAVYVAVRSSATAEDLPEASFAGQQETYLDVYGDEDLLENVRMCWASLWTARATFYRAKQGFDHRRVYLSAVVQKMVNSETSGVMFTANPVTNDRNEIMINGAWGLGEAVVSGAVSPDEYIVEKGTWKIKEKYIAEKEVMYVRNPETGKGTVLVKVVDFLGPEYVKKQVLTEEQIIEVAQMGAKIEAHYQYPQDIEWAYDKDDGKLYIVQSRPITTLKEVKTEEAEEVTEEMEVVLKGLGASPGVGAGKVVIILDVNDIDKVKEGDVLVTTMTNPDMVPAMKRASAIVTDEGGRTCHAAIVGRELGIPTVVGTKEATKKLKDGMLITVDGTRGVVYKGVVKSLVKEEKEKAESRVVVAGAPLITATEVKVNVSMPEVAERVAATGADGVGLLRAEHMILGIGAHPVKFIKEGREEELVNKLVEGIRKVVEAFYPRRVWYRTLDAPTNEFRELPGGEDEPIERNPMLGWRGIRRGLDQPEILKAEFKAIKRLVDEGYDNIGVMLPLVSHPEQIRTAKEIALSVGLVPHKDVEWGVMVETPASALIIEDLIKEGLDFISFGTNDLTQYTLAIDRDNERVFKLYDEKHPAVLKLIENVIKTCKKYGVETSICGQAGSDPKMVRKLVRMGIDSVSANPDAVELIRKTVAREEARVRLEAARKALE
- a CDS encoding MATE family efflux transporter, which gives rise to MNGEKVEAMREQIVSGPIVKTLILLAYPLIINRLVQVLYNLTDTFWLGKLGMEQLAAPGTAWPLVWFFMSIGMGFAMAGFAFVSQYIGARKYERANRAAGALYSLMMLFAIGVGLFGVISAPYLLAFMNVSNTVYPYALSYTRVIFAGIPFSFTLFAFNFLLRAIGDTKTPVKINVGTVLLNLVLDPLFIFGLGPFPRLGVTGAAVATMLSNSIGSIIGGYLLFKGRVGIHLDLETLKPDRHFYGKIFRVGIPSSVGSSTTALGFIILARIIFTLGGEFGNAAVAFATYSITNRLTNFMFAFSDGISMAMGTMVGQTIGAKLYERAKVIAERTMAINFAILGAGTLIFILFRVPIFRFFINNQAIIAESSKVVKYFAASLPFFGIFDAVNSTFQSAGHTKKSMTLGIIRLWGIRLPLSYGLGVFMRDTAGIWLGMGLSNFLGAVIALAWFLRGSWMKRIIEERRSDEGTST